In Ignavibacteria bacterium, the sequence CTTACTACTATATTCATATCGCTCTTTTTGGCAATATCAAAACGGCGCAGTGAGCTCTCGCAAATTGTAAACAAAGAAAACATCGATAAGCAGCGTAAAGTATTAAAGGAATATTCTGTTGAATTTGCCGACCAGATAAACACCATCGCCGCAGCGGGAACGATTATTTCATACGCGCTGTACACAGTTTCAGAAAGAACTGTTTATACTTTCGGTACAGAAAAGCTGATATATACAACACCTTTTGTAATTTACGGGATATTCCGATATATGTACCTGATGCACCAGAAGAATCTGGGTGAGTCTCCAACATCAATAGTCACAAAAGATATTCCCATTATACTTGATGTCATAGCGTGGTTCGTATTTTCAATACTTATCATTTACAGGCAAAACATACCGTATCTGCCGCAGCTTCTGCAGAAACTTTATCCTTAATAAACTGCTTTGAAACGATATAAAGCAGAGCTGCTTTTATTCCTGACTGCCACTATATGGGCAGGCACTTTCCCCATAGTAAAAATTTCAATGGCTACAATTCCCCCGTTCTATTTTGTGGGAATAAGATTTTTAATTGGCGCAATACTCTTTACGCTTATATTCTTCAACAGACTTAATTTCAACTCCCCCGGCATTATTAAAGCCGGTTTGCTGCTTGGTTTTTTCCAGTTCGCGGGATTTTGCACACAAACCATCGGTATGATATACACTACTGCGTCAAACTCCGCGCTTATAACAGGCATAACAATACTGATAGTCCCTTTTTCGCAGTATGCAGTTGTGAAAAAAAAGGTGCACATTGAAAACTGGATTGGGGTTGTTGTTGTACTTGCGGGTCTTTACCTGCTGACCCAGCCCGATGTAAAGGGACTTAATATAGGTGACCTTATCACAATGTTTTGCGCGTTTGCATGGGCATTCTACATTATTTACGTTGATGTATATACTAACAAATATGATATAATTACGCTGATATTTATACAGCTTTGGTTTGTTGTGATCGCCGCAGGCGGAACGGGACTCATTTTTGAGGACTTCCGAGCCATAGCATTTACGCAGAATGAAATTTTATCATTGTTGTATATGGGTATTCTGGCAACATTTGTTACAACCATTCTGCTTAACAGGTTCCAGAAAGATACAACGCCTATACGTGCAAGTATTATATATACATGGGAGCAGCCTGCGGCGGTGCTGCTTGCAGTAATTTTCATTAA encodes:
- a CDS encoding EamA family transporter; the encoded protein is MKRYKAELLLFLTATIWAGTFPIVKISMATIPPFYFVGIRFLIGAILFTLIFFNRLNFNSPGIIKAGLLLGFFQFAGFCTQTIGMIYTTASNSALITGITILIVPFSQYAVVKKKVHIENWIGVVVVLAGLYLLTQPDVKGLNIGDLITMFCAFAWAFYIIYVDVYTNKYDIITLIFIQLWFVVIAAGGTGLIFEDFRAIAFTQNEILSLLYMGILATFVTTILLNRFQKDTTPIRASIIYTWEQPAAVLLAVIFINEHFSPWQLLGGIIMVAGILFSETYEYFRSGSPSKKEN